From a region of the Campylobacter showae genome:
- a CDS encoding aldo/keto reductase gives MQHLTLNDGNKMPILGYGVYQVEPAEAQRCVEDAIGVGYRLIDTAQAYRNEEGVGAAVKTAIAGGVKREELFITTKLWVSDVSEDRALKAFDASMKKLGLDYLDLYLIHQPYSDTYGAWRAMSRLKKEGRIRSIGVSNFYADRIVDLCENSGVIPAVNQLECHPFYQREALKRVLDGYGIAFESWASFAEGKNDIFKNTVLSGIGEKYGKSSAQVILRWLIQRGIAVIPKSVKIERMRQNFDIFDFALAPDDMAAIAALDTGKTLFFDHRDDSMVKRIINWMKDNTPKQ, from the coding sequence ATGCAGCATTTAACCTTAAATGACGGCAACAAAATGCCGATTTTAGGCTACGGAGTCTATCAGGTGGAGCCTGCGGAGGCTCAAAGGTGCGTTGAGGATGCGATTGGCGTGGGTTACCGTCTCATCGACACCGCGCAGGCTTATCGCAACGAAGAGGGCGTTGGCGCGGCGGTTAAAACGGCGATAGCCGGCGGCGTGAAACGTGAGGAGCTTTTTATAACGACAAAGCTTTGGGTGAGCGACGTAAGCGAGGATAGAGCGCTAAAAGCCTTTGATGCGTCGATGAAAAAGCTAGGGCTTGATTATCTCGATCTGTATCTCATCCATCAGCCATATAGCGACACCTACGGCGCGTGGCGAGCGATGAGTAGGCTTAAAAAAGAGGGTCGCATCCGCTCTATCGGCGTTAGCAACTTCTACGCTGATCGGATCGTCGATCTGTGCGAAAACAGCGGCGTCATCCCTGCGGTAAATCAGCTTGAGTGCCATCCGTTTTATCAGCGTGAAGCGTTAAAACGCGTACTTGATGGCTACGGCATAGCATTTGAGTCGTGGGCTAGCTTCGCCGAGGGCAAAAACGATATATTTAAAAACACCGTACTAAGCGGTATCGGTGAAAAATATGGCAAAAGCTCAGCTCAGGTTATTTTGCGCTGGCTAATTCAGCGCGGTATCGCCGTCATTCCAAAAAGCGTAAAAATCGAGCGAATGAGGCAGAATTTCGATATTTTTGATTTCGCGCTTGCGCCTGATGATATGGCTGCTATCGCTGCGCTGGATACAGGCAAGACGCTATTTTTCGACCACAGAGATGACAGCATGGTAAAACGGATTATAAACTGGATGAAGGATAATACGCCAAAACAATAA
- a CDS encoding AraC family transcriptional regulator, whose product MSKIDEICKYLDAKFSSDGKIQSDIKELFVYRASVPTEFLTGVYEPALCMVFKGSKLAKVGNDFYEYDEQRYLLAATHIPAVAKIKGCPYLAIKINFELEDILGVIESIGGAESKKGEFAGLALGAVDDELLEAVFKFIRLLERPNDAKFLAKLVIKEILYILLKGENGDFLRQYAMLETIENRVTRAAKEIKSNYAEAINIENLAKKLGISASSLYHNFKRITALSPLQFQKKIRLEEAKNLLINQNLDAAEAAFTVGYASPSQFNREYSRMFGMPPKAHVLAITGA is encoded by the coding sequence ATGAGCAAGATAGATGAAATTTGCAAGTATTTGGACGCTAAATTTAGCTCAGATGGTAAGATACAAAGCGATATAAAGGAGCTATTTGTCTACCGAGCAAGCGTGCCGACCGAGTTTTTAACCGGCGTTTACGAGCCGGCGCTTTGCATGGTTTTTAAAGGCTCAAAACTGGCCAAAGTCGGTAATGATTTTTATGAGTACGATGAGCAGCGCTATCTGCTAGCCGCTACGCATATCCCCGCCGTTGCAAAGATCAAAGGCTGCCCGTATCTAGCCATAAAGATCAACTTTGAGCTAGAAGATATCTTGGGCGTGATCGAGAGTATAGGCGGCGCCGAGAGCAAAAAGGGCGAGTTTGCAGGGCTAGCTCTTGGAGCGGTAGATGATGAGCTGCTTGAAGCTGTATTTAAATTTATCCGTTTGCTAGAGCGCCCAAACGATGCTAAATTTTTAGCAAAGCTCGTGATAAAGGAAATTTTATACATACTCTTAAAGGGTGAAAACGGCGATTTCCTGCGCCAATATGCAATGCTAGAAACCATAGAAAATCGCGTTACGCGCGCTGCCAAAGAGATAAAATCAAACTACGCCGAGGCGATAAATATCGAAAATTTAGCCAAAAAGCTCGGTATCAGCGCATCGTCGCTCTATCATAACTTCAAGCGTATTACGGCGCTTAGTCCGCTTCAATTTCAAAAAAAGATCCGTCTCGAAGAGGCAAAAAATCTCTTGATAAATCAAAATTTAGACGCCGCAGAGGCTGCATTTACCGTCGGCTACGCGAGCCCGTCGCAGTTTAATAGAGAGTACTCCAGGATGTTTGGCATGCCTCCTAAGGCGCACGTCTTAGCCATAACTGGTGCTTAA
- a CDS encoding radical SAM protein — protein MQIVFGPVSSRRFGASLGVDLSPAQKCCNFDCVYCELTAAKPVAVIENPPSVEQVIAEVKAALAVHPHIDVITLTANGEPTLYPDLAWLVRELNLIKGRAKTLILSNGSGVLDPKICEALKGLDIVKFSLDSAVQKTFARIDRSGDNIDVGELVAAMAKFRREFKGELVLEILVVKGLNDTKAEFEALNAALDQISPARVDISTIDRPPAYPVKGVSQELLRELAQQISSVPCVIASAKYGDEKFELSKEELLELLKRRPQSENDVINSFSESSKQNLQELLADGKIKVVDAAGTKFYRLA, from the coding sequence ATGCAAATCGTCTTTGGTCCCGTTAGCTCGCGCAGGTTTGGCGCTTCGCTGGGTGTCGATCTATCGCCCGCGCAAAAGTGCTGTAACTTTGACTGCGTTTATTGTGAACTCACGGCGGCAAAACCCGTCGCAGTGATAGAAAATCCGCCAAGCGTAGAGCAAGTAATCGCCGAGGTGAAGGCCGCACTTGCCGTGCATCCGCATATCGACGTCATCACGCTCACGGCAAATGGCGAACCGACGCTTTATCCCGATCTTGCGTGGCTAGTACGCGAGCTAAATTTGATAAAAGGCCGGGCTAAAACGCTAATACTCTCAAACGGCTCGGGCGTGCTTGATCCTAAAATTTGCGAGGCGCTAAAAGGGCTTGATATCGTCAAATTTAGCCTTGATAGCGCTGTGCAAAAAACCTTTGCTAGGATCGATCGCTCGGGCGATAATATCGATGTTGGCGAGCTAGTGGCTGCGATGGCTAAATTTAGGCGAGAGTTTAAAGGCGAGCTAGTGCTTGAAATCCTGGTCGTAAAAGGATTAAATGACACGAAAGCTGAATTTGAAGCGCTAAATGCGGCACTAGATCAAATTTCACCAGCCCGCGTGGACATAAGCACCATCGACCGCCCGCCCGCATACCCGGTAAAAGGCGTGAGCCAGGAGCTCTTGCGTGAGCTTGCACAGCAAATTTCCAGCGTACCGTGCGTGATAGCGTCGGCAAAATACGGCGATGAAAAATTCGAGCTTAGCAAAGAGGAGCTACTTGAGCTATTAAAACGCCGCCCGCAAAGCGAAAACGACGTGATAAATAGCTTTTCTGAAAGCTCGAAACAAAATTTACAGGAGCTTTTAGCAGACGGAAAGATAAAAGTAGTAGATGCGGCGGGAACTAAATTTTACCGACTTGCGTGA
- the hemE gene encoding uroporphyrinogen decarboxylase, whose translation MIFIDACLKKPTPYTPVWMMRQAGRYLPEYMRVRSAAGDFLSLCKDYKKASEVTIQPVEILGVDAAILFSDILVVPLEMGMDLKFVQGEGPVFSDSIKTREDLDRLDVQKSIKNLDYVYDTIKLTRENLAQDKALIGFCGAPWTIATYMIEGGGTKTYAVSKKLLYSNPEFMHQILAKVTAALIGYMKEQIKAGVNAVQIFDSWAAALEDEAYFKFGWKYIMDIVDALKAEFPQIPVIVFPKGISGYLDKISGNFEVFGVDWSTPIELAKAKLSPKYVLQGNMEPTRLYSKEAIDAGVERILQTMKNAPHIFNLGHGILPDVPVENAKYFIKRVQEKSTR comes from the coding sequence ATGATTTTCATCGACGCTTGTTTAAAAAAACCTACGCCTTATACGCCCGTTTGGATGATGCGGCAGGCAGGTCGTTATCTGCCCGAGTATATGCGAGTTCGCTCTGCGGCGGGAGATTTTTTATCGCTTTGTAAGGATTATAAAAAAGCTAGCGAGGTCACGATCCAGCCGGTTGAAATTTTAGGCGTCGATGCGGCGATACTTTTTAGCGATATTCTCGTCGTACCGCTTGAGATGGGCATGGATCTTAAATTCGTCCAAGGCGAGGGGCCCGTATTTAGTGATTCTATCAAGACGAGAGAGGATCTAGATAGGCTAGACGTCCAAAAATCAATCAAAAATTTAGACTACGTATACGATACGATCAAGCTAACGCGCGAAAATTTGGCGCAGGATAAAGCGCTGATCGGATTTTGCGGTGCGCCGTGGACGATAGCTACGTATATGATCGAGGGCGGCGGGACGAAAACCTACGCGGTTAGCAAAAAGCTTTTGTATTCAAATCCCGAGTTTATGCATCAAATTTTAGCCAAGGTCACGGCCGCGCTCATAGGCTACATGAAAGAGCAGATAAAAGCCGGCGTAAATGCGGTGCAAATTTTTGACAGCTGGGCGGCTGCGCTGGAGGATGAGGCGTATTTTAAGTTCGGTTGGAAATATATCATGGATATAGTGGATGCGCTTAAGGCTGAATTCCCGCAAATTCCGGTTATCGTTTTTCCAAAAGGCATAAGCGGATATCTGGATAAAATTTCGGGAAATTTTGAGGTTTTTGGCGTGGATTGGAGTACGCCGATCGAGCTTGCCAAAGCAAAACTAAGCCCGAAATACGTCCTTCAAGGAAATATGGAGCCTACGCGCCTTTATAGCAAAGAGGCGATCGACGCGGGTGTGGAACGAATTTTGCAGACGATGAAAAACGCGCCGCATATCTTTAATCTCGGACACGGTATTTTGCCGGACGTTCCCGTAGAAAACGCGAAATATTTTATAAAACGAGTGCAAGAAAAAAGCACAAGATAA
- a CDS encoding dicarboxylate/amino acid:cation symporter gives MQPNAKRGIIQKYFEANLLLKILAGLILGAVCGIIFQDAKDAIVILKPFGDVFIRLLKMIIVPIVMASLIVGCSSISPSDLGRVGAKVLIFYILTSFLAIIVGLAVGLILEPGAGLHITGSGDIGGKAANAPSMSSILVNLFPTNPFEAIAKGEILQIITFSLFFGVALSFLKDSKDERLSRLGNLIYDVFDGINHIMFYVIRWIMEYAPFGVFALIFIVFSQQGVKAFGPLLGVTVSAYIGFAAQIFVVYFLICLIVKINPFKFIKKVRPPMLTAFVTRSSGGTLPISMKTAEEDMGIPKQIYGFALPVGATVNMNGTIIYLGICAMFIANAVGVELDSGAKMTIILTAVLAAVGTAGVPGAGAIMLLMVLESVGLKVEGGSAVAAAYALILGIDAILDMGRTSMNVTGDMLGALVVAKNEKKLDESKWAD, from the coding sequence GTGCAACCAAACGCTAAACGCGGAATAATTCAAAAATATTTCGAGGCGAATTTGCTTCTAAAAATTTTAGCCGGACTTATTTTGGGCGCCGTTTGCGGCATCATTTTTCAAGACGCAAAGGACGCGATAGTTATCCTAAAGCCTTTTGGCGACGTGTTCATAAGGCTTCTTAAAATGATCATCGTGCCTATCGTTATGGCTTCGCTCATCGTGGGCTGTAGCTCCATCTCGCCTTCCGATCTTGGCAGAGTAGGGGCAAAGGTGCTGATTTTTTACATCTTGACGTCGTTTTTAGCCATCATAGTCGGGCTTGCGGTCGGTCTTATTTTGGAGCCTGGAGCCGGACTGCACATAACCGGCAGCGGCGACATAGGCGGCAAAGCCGCAAATGCGCCTAGCATGTCGTCGATACTCGTAAATTTATTTCCTACTAACCCTTTTGAAGCTATTGCAAAGGGCGAAATTTTACAAATCATAACTTTTAGCCTATTTTTCGGCGTCGCGCTTTCGTTTTTAAAGGATAGCAAAGACGAGAGGCTTAGCAGGCTGGGAAATTTGATATACGACGTATTTGACGGGATCAACCACATCATGTTTTACGTCATAAGATGGATCATGGAGTACGCGCCGTTTGGTGTTTTCGCGCTTATATTTATCGTATTTTCTCAGCAAGGCGTAAAGGCTTTCGGACCGCTTTTGGGCGTTACGGTTAGCGCGTATATCGGCTTTGCGGCTCAAATTTTCGTCGTTTATTTCTTGATCTGCTTGATCGTTAAAATCAATCCGTTTAAATTTATCAAAAAAGTTCGCCCGCCTATGCTAACGGCTTTCGTAACTAGAAGCTCGGGCGGAACGCTGCCTATCTCCATGAAAACGGCCGAAGAAGATATGGGTATCCCAAAGCAAATCTACGGCTTTGCGCTTCCCGTGGGCGCCACCGTAAATATGAACGGCACGATCATATATCTAGGTATCTGCGCGATGTTTATCGCTAACGCCGTGGGCGTAGAGCTTGACTCGGGGGCCAAAATGACCATAATACTAACGGCCGTCCTTGCCGCCGTCGGGACTGCCGGAGTGCCCGGAGCGGGCGCGATAATGCTTTTGATGGTGCTTGAATCAGTCGGTCTAAAAGTCGAGGGCGGAAGCGCGGTAGCCGCTGCGTATGCGCTGATTTTGGGTATCGACGCGATCCTTGATATGGGGCGCACGTCGATGAACGTGACGGGAGATATGCTGGGCGCGCTAGTTGTGGCCAAAAATGAAAAAAAATTAGACGAAAGTAAGTGGGCGGATTAG
- a CDS encoding Rrf2 family transcriptional regulator, with protein MQIGQKFSIAIHILLSCEFFKDEKNTSEFLAGTIGTNPVIVRNIIRLLKSANLINVSAGTGGASLAKKPEQITLFDIFSAVNEGENDIFKIHKNSPPPCPLGGRIEALLTPKFASAQQAMFDSLAGVNLQNLLDELAAKN; from the coding sequence ATGCAAATAGGACAAAAATTTTCCATCGCTATACATATATTGCTTAGCTGCGAGTTTTTTAAGGACGAGAAAAACACGAGCGAGTTTTTGGCCGGTACGATCGGCACGAACCCCGTCATCGTGCGAAATATCATTAGGCTTTTAAAATCGGCAAATTTGATAAACGTAAGCGCGGGCACGGGCGGGGCGAGCCTAGCTAAAAAGCCTGAACAGATCACGCTTTTTGATATATTTTCGGCGGTAAACGAGGGCGAAAACGACATCTTTAAAATCCACAAAAACTCGCCGCCGCCTTGTCCGCTAGGAGGTAGGATCGAGGCGCTTTTGACGCCTAAATTTGCCTCTGCGCAGCAAGCGATGTTTGATAGCTTGGCGGGTGTAAATTTACAAAATTTGCTAGACGAACTGGCGGCTAAAAACTAA
- a CDS encoding NAD(P)-dependent oxidoreductase: MDDKGTMAMDTPGFPPEYMGVARAAAESFFELKTKPDVLWTYVSPAGDYDADGARTGKYVLGNDHVILNSQNESYISYADLAIAIIDELKNRNFVQKRFTAVGERA, encoded by the coding sequence GTGGACGACAAAGGTACTATGGCTATGGATACGCCGGGCTTCCCGCCTGAGTATATGGGCGTGGCAAGGGCGGCTGCGGAGTCGTTTTTTGAGCTAAAAACCAAACCTGACGTGCTTTGGACCTACGTTTCGCCTGCGGGGGACTACGACGCAGATGGCGCTCGCACCGGCAAATACGTGCTCGGTAACGATCACGTCATACTAAACTCGCAAAACGAGAGCTACATCAGCTACGCCGATCTTGCGATCGCGATCATTGACGAGCTAAAAAATAGAAATTTCGTGCAAAAGCGCTTTACCGCAGTCGGCGAGAGGGCGTGA
- a CDS encoding cupin domain-containing protein, with product MSNYKIVSTKNAPRVELKDALNLSGCELSINELPANASVPFVHSHKQNEELYLVLKGGGTLFIDGEEKAVGEGDAIRIDPDGKRCFKAGAQGMKFICIQTKRGSLEQYTNGDGVINEDVKPSWL from the coding sequence ATGTCAAACTACAAGATCGTTTCAACGAAAAATGCGCCGAGAGTCGAGCTAAAAGACGCTCTAAATTTAAGCGGCTGCGAGCTTTCTATCAACGAGCTTCCCGCAAACGCAAGCGTGCCGTTCGTGCATTCGCACAAGCAAAATGAGGAGCTTTATTTGGTGTTAAAAGGCGGCGGTACGCTTTTCATCGACGGCGAGGAGAAGGCGGTGGGCGAGGGCGATGCGATCCGCATCGATCCGGACGGCAAAAGGTGCTTTAAGGCGGGCGCGCAGGGGATGAAGTTTATCTGTATCCAGACCAAACGCGGCAGCCTGGAGCAGTACACTAACGGCGACGGCGTGATAAACGAGGATGTAAAGCCAAGCTGGCTGTAA
- a CDS encoding ABC transporter six-transmembrane domain-containing protein — MQNSAFKTLTLIAKKNFKKLFLTFSLVLAENGLFLVYPVLAGIAINAIVAGDTIMALSYSGLVFVGWGLGSIRRRVDTQVFTRIYAGLAVSVIMNEKRAAKDESAVIARANLSREFVDFFEQHFPVFFTSVVSIFGSAIMLLFIEFYVGLAVFALLAVFGVLLPKYIAKNDRLYLKLNNQLEREAGRISAGDERTLKRHYDVLSKLRIRISNREAMSFFIIGASAAAIFSLAIFLLSSNHANAGHIYSVLTYLWTFAISLDDAPRLVEEFSKLKDIGKRVNVELEGDLAKI; from the coding sequence ATGCAAAATAGCGCATTTAAGACGCTAACGCTCATAGCAAAGAAAAATTTTAAAAAACTGTTTTTAACGTTTAGTCTAGTTTTGGCGGAAAACGGGCTATTTCTCGTCTATCCCGTACTAGCAGGCATAGCCATAAACGCCATCGTAGCCGGCGACACGATTATGGCGCTTAGCTACTCGGGCTTAGTGTTCGTAGGCTGGGGACTCGGCTCGATTAGGCGGCGTGTGGATACGCAGGTATTTACTAGGATATATGCAGGACTTGCCGTAAGCGTGATAATGAACGAAAAAAGAGCCGCAAAAGACGAAAGCGCCGTAATCGCAAGAGCAAATTTATCTCGCGAATTCGTGGATTTTTTCGAGCAGCATTTTCCCGTGTTTTTCACCTCGGTCGTTTCGATTTTCGGCTCGGCGATCATGCTTTTATTTATCGAGTTCTACGTAGGTTTGGCAGTTTTTGCCCTGCTCGCGGTTTTTGGAGTTTTACTACCCAAATACATCGCCAAAAACGACCGCTTGTATCTCAAGCTAAACAACCAGCTAGAGCGCGAGGCAGGACGCATAAGCGCAGGCGATGAGCGCACGCTAAAGCGCCACTACGACGTGCTATCAAAGCTTCGTATCCGCATCTCAAACAGAGAGGCGATGAGTTTTTTTATCATCGGCGCGAGTGCGGCGGCGATTTTTAGCTTGGCGATATTTTTACTCTCGAGCAATCATGCAAATGCGGGTCACATCTACTCGGTGCTTACCTATCTATGGACGTTTGCGATCAGTCTTGACGACGCGCCGAGGCTAGTGGAAGAGTTTAGTAAGCTAAAAGACATAGGCAAGCGCGTAAACGTCGAGTTAGAGGGGGATTTGGCTAAAATTTAA
- a CDS encoding cation diffusion facilitator family transporter: MHENHAHCAHSHTSNKVVLRNSFLIIFTFMLIEVAGGFATNSLALLSDAGHMLSDAAALGLSLFAFKFGERKGNLQKTFGYRRIEILAATINALALVAIAVLIVIEAARRFRNPPEVATAGMLAISTLGLAINIVVALYMLRGGDVSENVNMRGAYAHVLGDALGSVGAIAAALLMMCFGWGWADAAASALVAALIVKSGWSMLKDSLNILMEGSPKGVCLDGLVAQIRGVDGVLSVHDLHVWSITSGANALTAHIVVSGELSVREAERIMAEISHEMEHLGITHTTLQLESSENECDGELICEVRSSDTGGHLGHHH, from the coding sequence ATGCACGAAAATCACGCCCATTGCGCGCATTCGCACACGTCAAACAAGGTCGTTTTGAGAAATTCCTTCCTGATTATATTCACTTTTATGCTGATCGAGGTTGCGGGCGGCTTCGCGACGAACTCGCTCGCCCTACTCTCCGATGCCGGACACATGCTATCAGACGCCGCGGCGCTCGGACTTTCGCTGTTTGCGTTTAAATTCGGCGAACGTAAAGGCAATCTGCAAAAGACCTTCGGCTACAGGCGGATCGAAATTTTAGCCGCGACGATAAACGCCCTCGCCCTCGTCGCGATCGCCGTTTTGATCGTCATCGAGGCGGCCAGGCGCTTCCGAAACCCGCCCGAAGTAGCCACCGCGGGCATGCTTGCTATCAGCACGCTGGGACTTGCCATAAACATCGTCGTGGCGCTCTACATGCTGCGCGGCGGCGACGTGAGTGAAAACGTCAATATGCGCGGAGCCTATGCGCACGTGCTGGGCGACGCTTTAGGCTCGGTGGGCGCGATCGCGGCGGCACTGCTGATGATGTGCTTTGGCTGGGGCTGGGCGGACGCGGCGGCTAGCGCGCTCGTGGCCGCGCTCATCGTAAAAAGCGGCTGGAGCATGCTAAAAGACAGCCTAAACATCCTGATGGAAGGCTCACCAAAGGGCGTGTGTCTGGACGGGCTCGTCGCGCAGATCAGGGGCGTGGACGGCGTGCTTTCGGTGCACGACCTGCACGTCTGGAGTATAACAAGCGGCGCAAACGCGCTCACGGCGCACATCGTGGTCAGCGGCGAGCTGAGCGTGCGCGAAGCGGAGCGGATCATGGCTGAAATATCGCACGAAATGGAGCATCTGGGCATCACGCACACGACGCTGCAGCTTGAAAGCAGCGAGAACGAATGCGACGGCGAGCTCATCTGCGAAGTAAGATCAAGCGATACGGGCGGACATTTGGGGCATCATCACTAA
- a CDS encoding transporter translates to MKKDVLIAILGLLCAFAGGSYMVSLIALNFAVALVCAAFSFMKKDYIFLLLLALNLALYFNAIDTPFEKPELWTYHIPALANATYGLSALVYASGFLAFAPLAAYVYFLYSLCVVICAVRERLQNLS, encoded by the coding sequence ATGAAAAAAGATGTATTAATCGCGATTTTAGGCCTTCTTTGCGCCTTTGCGGGCGGTAGCTATATGGTTTCTCTCATCGCGTTAAATTTCGCGGTAGCCTTGGTTTGCGCCGCTTTTTCTTTTATGAAAAAAGATTATATATTTTTGCTACTGCTAGCGCTAAATTTGGCTTTGTATTTCAACGCTATCGACACTCCTTTTGAAAAGCCTGAGCTTTGGACGTATCATATACCCGCGCTCGCAAACGCGACATACGGCCTAAGCGCTCTAGTTTACGCCTCGGGATTTTTAGCTTTTGCTCCGCTGGCGGCGTATGTTTATTTTTTGTATTCGCTTTGCGTCGTTATTTGCGCCGTGCGCGAAAGACTTCAAAATTTAAGTTAA
- the lepA gene encoding translation elongation factor 4 yields MKNIRNFSIIAHIDHGKSTLADRLIQECGAVSDREMSSQIMDTMDIEKERGITIKAQSVRLNYALGGENFVLNLIDTPGHVDFSYEVSRSLASCEGALLVVDASQGVEAQTIANVYIALENNLEIIPVINKIDLPAADPARVKNEIEHVIGLDCSGAIEVSAKSGIGIKKLLEAIITRIPSPGGEAEKPLKTLIYDSWFDNYLGALALVRVYDGELKKNDEILVMGTGKKHIVLDLMYPNPIAPIKTARLGAGEVGIVVLGLKNVSDVQVGDTITLARNPVKEPVGGFERAKPFVFAGLYPIETDKFEDLRDALDKLKLNDSSISYEPETSVALGFGFRVGFLGLLHMEVIKERLEREFDLDLIATAPTVTYEVVQTDGQILRIQNPSQLPPVNKIEHIKEPYVKSTIITPSEFLGNIITLLNNRRAVQTKMDYITPERVLLEYDIPMNEIVMDFYDKLKSSTKGYASFDYEPSDYRVGDLVKLDIKVAGETVDALSIIVPESKAQSKGRDFVKAMKEIVPRQLFEVAIQASIGNKIIARETVKSMGKNVTAKCYGGDITRKRKLLEKQKEGKKRMKAIGKVNLPQEAFLSVLKID; encoded by the coding sequence ATGAAAAACATCAGAAATTTTAGCATCATCGCTCATATCGACCACGGCAAAAGTACGCTCGCAGACCGCCTCATCCAGGAGTGCGGCGCCGTCAGCGACCGCGAGATGAGCTCGCAGATCATGGACACAATGGACATCGAAAAAGAGCGCGGCATCACGATCAAGGCTCAATCCGTGCGCCTAAACTACGCGCTTGGCGGCGAAAATTTCGTCCTAAATTTGATCGACACTCCGGGCCACGTGGACTTTAGCTACGAGGTAAGCCGTAGCTTAGCTAGCTGCGAGGGTGCGCTGCTCGTAGTGGATGCCAGCCAAGGCGTAGAAGCTCAAACCATCGCAAACGTCTATATCGCGCTAGAAAATAACCTCGAAATCATCCCCGTCATAAATAAAATCGACCTTCCGGCCGCCGATCCAGCTCGCGTAAAAAACGAGATTGAGCATGTTATAGGGCTTGACTGTAGCGGCGCGATCGAGGTCAGCGCTAAAAGCGGCATCGGCATCAAAAAGCTGCTAGAAGCCATCATCACGCGCATTCCCTCTCCCGGCGGCGAAGCGGAAAAACCGCTAAAAACGCTCATCTACGACAGCTGGTTTGACAACTATCTGGGCGCGCTGGCGCTCGTGCGCGTCTATGACGGCGAGCTAAAGAAAAACGACGAAATCCTAGTCATGGGCACGGGCAAAAAACATATCGTGCTAGATCTTATGTATCCAAACCCCATCGCCCCGATAAAAACGGCGAGGCTGGGTGCTGGCGAGGTCGGCATCGTGGTGCTGGGACTAAAAAACGTTAGCGACGTGCAGGTGGGCGACACGATCACGCTAGCTCGTAACCCCGTAAAAGAGCCCGTCGGCGGCTTTGAGCGGGCTAAGCCGTTCGTATTTGCGGGACTTTATCCGATCGAAACGGATAAATTTGAGGATCTGCGCGACGCTCTGGATAAACTCAAACTAAACGACAGCTCGATCAGCTACGAGCCGGAAACCTCGGTAGCGCTTGGGTTTGGCTTTCGCGTCGGATTTTTAGGACTGCTGCATATGGAGGTTATCAAGGAGCGTTTGGAGCGCGAATTTGACCTCGATCTCATCGCCACGGCTCCGACCGTCACATACGAAGTCGTGCAAACCGACGGTCAAATTTTACGCATCCAAAACCCGAGCCAGCTCCCGCCGGTCAATAAAATCGAGCATATCAAAGAGCCCTACGTCAAGTCCACAATCATCACGCCTAGCGAGTTTTTGGGCAACATCATCACGCTGCTAAACAACCGCCGCGCCGTGCAGACTAAGATGGACTACATCACGCCCGAGCGCGTGCTGCTCGAGTACGATATCCCGATGAACGAGATCGTGATGGACTTTTACGACAAGCTAAAATCGAGCACCAAAGGCTACGCGAGCTTTGATTACGAGCCTAGCGACTACCGCGTGGGCGATCTAGTGAAGCTTGATATCAAGGTCGCGGGCGAGACCGTGGACGCGCTCTCCATCATAGTGCCCGAGTCCAAAGCCCAGTCCAAAGGACGCGATTTCGTAAAAGCGATGAAAGAGATCGTGCCGCGCCAGCTCTTTGAGGTGGCTATTCAAGCCAGCATCGGCAACAAAATCATCGCTCGCGAAACTGTAAAATCGATGGGTAAAAACGTAACCGCCAAGTGCTACGGCGGCGACATCACGCGTAAGCGCAAGCTACTCGAAAAGCAAAAAGAGGGTAAAAAGCGCATGAAAGCTATCGGCAAAGTAAATTTGCCGCAAGAGGCGTTTTTAAGCGTTTTAAAGATAGACTAG